One stretch of Segatella copri DNA includes these proteins:
- a CDS encoding ATP-binding cassette domain-containing protein has product MQKIISIKNGVTRMPEWRMAEPVNFEACDGEHIAVVGPNGGGKSMFVDIIVGRHPLLMHDPDYDFSPSRKTMVSDNIKYITFRDTYGGDNDRTYFLQQRWNQLEIDENTPIVKDKLEEAYQMAGEDTPERRALQQHIYELFHMQHLMDKYTILLSSGELRKFKLASTLFSEPRVLIMDNPFIGLDAETRNQLKELLKTLSSERALQIILVLSKSDDIPDFITHVVEVKDMKVLPKVTLAEYLAGRESVPAHVLSPEMEQAIVDQPYSDREYHTQEVVKMNKVRIQYGERIILNDLDWTVMNGERWALSGQNGAGKSTLLSLVCADNPQSYACDITLFNNPRGSGESIWDIKKHIGYVSPELHRSYQRDLPAIRIVASGLMDSVGLYVKPKEEDMDKCRFWMKVFGLEGLEDRGFLKLSSGEQRLVLLARAFVKDPELLILDEPLHGLDNRNRRLVKDVIEAFCRRQNKTMIMVTHYKEELPACIDHSIFLLRHTND; this is encoded by the coding sequence ATGCAAAAGATTATTAGCATAAAAAACGGTGTTACCCGTATGCCCGAATGGCGTATGGCAGAACCCGTAAACTTCGAGGCGTGCGATGGTGAACACATCGCTGTCGTAGGTCCGAACGGTGGAGGAAAATCAATGTTTGTCGACATCATCGTAGGTCGCCACCCACTCCTGATGCACGATCCTGATTACGATTTCTCACCTAGCCGGAAGACTATGGTGAGCGACAACATCAAGTATATTACCTTCCGCGACACCTACGGAGGCGATAACGACCGCACTTATTTCCTGCAGCAGCGCTGGAACCAGCTGGAGATAGACGAAAACACGCCTATCGTAAAGGATAAACTGGAAGAAGCCTACCAGATGGCCGGCGAAGACACACCGGAGCGCAGAGCCCTGCAGCAGCACATCTACGAGCTCTTCCACATGCAGCACCTGATGGACAAATACACCATCCTGCTCTCAAGTGGCGAGCTCCGCAAGTTCAAACTTGCCTCTACCCTCTTCTCTGAGCCTCGCGTGCTCATCATGGACAATCCGTTTATCGGACTCGATGCTGAAACCCGCAACCAGCTCAAGGAACTGCTCAAGACCCTCTCTTCTGAGCGAGCCCTGCAGATTATCCTCGTACTGAGCAAGAGCGATGACATTCCCGACTTCATCACCCACGTGGTAGAAGTGAAGGACATGAAGGTTCTGCCTAAGGTAACCCTCGCCGAATATCTTGCCGGCAGAGAATCCGTGCCTGCCCATGTGCTGAGCCCGGAGATGGAACAGGCCATCGTAGACCAGCCTTACAGCGACCGCGAATATCACACCCAGGAAGTGGTGAAGATGAACAAGGTACGCATACAGTATGGCGAGCGAATCATCCTCAACGACCTCGACTGGACCGTGATGAACGGCGAGCGATGGGCTTTGAGCGGACAGAACGGAGCCGGAAAGAGTACACTTCTCAGTCTGGTTTGTGCCGACAATCCGCAGAGTTATGCCTGCGACATTACCCTCTTCAACAATCCTCGAGGCAGCGGCGAAAGCATCTGGGACATCAAGAAACACATCGGCTACGTATCTCCTGAGCTTCACCGCTCTTACCAGCGCGACCTGCCAGCCATCCGCATCGTGGCAAGCGGCCTGATGGATTCCGTAGGTCTCTATGTAAAGCCGAAGGAAGAAGATATGGACAAGTGCCGCTTCTGGATGAAAGTCTTCGGACTGGAAGGTCTTGAAGACCGTGGTTTCCTGAAGCTCTCCAGCGGCGAACAGCGCCTCGTTCTCCTGGCTCGTGCCTTTGTCAAGGATCCGGAACTGCTGATTCTCGATGAACCGCTCCACGGACTCGACAACCGCAACCGCCGTCTTGTAAAAGACGTCATCGAAGCCTTCTGTCGCCGCCAGAACAAAACCATGATCATGGTAACGCATTATAAGGAAGAATTGCCAGCGTGCATCGACCACAGCATCTTCCTCTTGCGCCACACCAACGATTAA
- the ruvC gene encoding crossover junction endodeoxyribonuclease RuvC has product MIKKSNTEKIILGIDPGTNVMGYGVIRIIGNKAELVVMGVIDMRKESDPYLRLGKIFDRVTGIIDSYLPDEMAIEAPFFGKNVQSMLKLGRAQGVAIAAAIHHSVPIHEYAPLKIKMAITGQGQASKEQVAGMLQRLLHIQQDEMPKFMDATDALGAAYCHFLQMNRPETDAKHYSSWKDFATKNQSRIKK; this is encoded by the coding sequence ATGATCAAGAAATCGAATACAGAGAAGATTATTCTCGGCATTGACCCCGGAACCAACGTGATGGGCTATGGCGTAATCCGCATCATCGGCAACAAGGCAGAACTGGTGGTGATGGGCGTCATCGACATGCGCAAAGAGAGCGATCCCTATCTCCGGCTGGGCAAGATCTTCGACCGCGTAACCGGCATCATCGACAGCTATCTGCCCGACGAGATGGCCATAGAAGCTCCCTTCTTCGGCAAGAACGTGCAGTCGATGCTCAAGCTGGGCAGGGCGCAGGGAGTAGCCATCGCAGCCGCCATTCATCACAGCGTTCCTATCCACGAATATGCGCCGCTCAAAATCAAGATGGCCATTACCGGACAGGGACAGGCTTCAAAGGAACAGGTGGCGGGAATGCTGCAGCGACTGCTCCATATTCAGCAAGACGAAATGCCGAAGTTCATGGATGCTACCGATGCGCTGGGGGCAGCCTACTGCCACTTTCTGCAGATGAACCGCCCCGAGACCGATGCCAAGCACTACAGCAGCTGGAAAGACTTTGCAACAAAGAATCAGAGTAGAATAAAAAAATAA
- a CDS encoding MBL fold metallo-hydrolase, producing the protein MLHIERFQVNMLQENCYVVSDETKECVIIDCGAFYPEERTAITQYIKENQLKPVHLLVTHGHLDHNFGNNTIYQEFGLKPEVSAADENLMKGLAKQAETFYQIQLDYQFPPIGRFFEDEEVIKFGNHEFQVIATPGHSSGSVTFYCEAEHVAFTGDTLFHNSIGRTDFPGGSMFRIINSLRHLGQLPDETQVLPGHGEYTSIGEELAHNPYMDR; encoded by the coding sequence ATGTTACATATAGAAAGATTTCAAGTAAACATGTTGCAGGAAAACTGCTACGTGGTGAGCGATGAGACCAAGGAATGCGTCATCATCGATTGCGGCGCCTTCTATCCGGAAGAGCGCACGGCTATTACACAATATATTAAGGAGAACCAGCTCAAGCCCGTTCACCTGCTCGTAACCCATGGTCATCTTGACCATAACTTCGGCAACAACACCATCTATCAGGAGTTCGGACTGAAACCGGAAGTATCGGCAGCTGATGAAAACCTGATGAAGGGACTTGCCAAGCAGGCAGAAACCTTCTATCAGATACAGCTCGATTACCAGTTTCCGCCTATCGGCAGATTCTTCGAAGATGAAGAGGTCATCAAGTTCGGCAACCACGAGTTCCAGGTCATCGCCACTCCGGGCCACAGCAGCGGTTCCGTCACCTTCTATTGCGAGGCAGAGCACGTAGCTTTCACCGGCGACACCCTCTTCCACAACTCTATCGGCAGAACCGATTTCCCTGGAGGTAGCATGTTCCGCATCATCAACAGTCTGCGCCATCTCGGTCAGTTGCCTGACGAAACCCAGGTGCTCCCGGGTCATGGCGAATACACCAGCATAGGCGAAGAGCTCGCTCACAATCCTTATATGGACCGCTAG